From a region of the Alnus glutinosa chromosome 1, dhAlnGlut1.1, whole genome shotgun sequence genome:
- the LOC133866888 gene encoding probable serine/threonine-protein kinase PBL28 isoform X1: MPFGLVSAWNKRRRSKSHDNTDPWIYKPAELWQLEDQTPQPAKRHHGSSVFTLKEMEEATNSFSDENFLGKGGFGRVYRGALRSGEVVAIKKMELPPFKAAEGEHEFRVEVDILSRLDHPNLVSLIGYCADGKHRFLVYEYMHNGNLQDHLNGIGEAKMDWPKRLRVALGAARGLAYLHSSSAVGIPIVHRDFKSTNVLLDANFEAKISDFGLAKLMPEGQETYVTVRVLGTFGYFDPEYTSTGKLTLQSDVYAFGVVLLELLTGRRAVDLNQGPNDQNLVLQVRNILNDRKKLRTVIDPELNRSSYTMESIAMLANLASRCVRIESSERPSMADCVKEIQGIIYINAKGSRTAMHTLRMV; encoded by the exons ATGCCTTTCGGATTGGTTTCAGCGTGGAACAAGCGCCGGAGAAGCAAGTCCCATGATAACACAGACCCTT GGATTTACAAACCTGCGGAACTTTGGCAACTTGAAGATCAAACCCCCCAGCCAGCGAAAAGGCACCATGGATCATCAGTGTTCACACTCAAGGAGATGGAAGAGGCAACAAATTCATTCAGTGATGAGAATTTTCTTGGCAAAGGAGGATTCGGCCGAGTTTATAGAGGTGCTTTGCGGTCAGGAGAG GTTGTAGCAATCAAGAAAATGGAGCTGCCGCCATTTAAAGCGGCTGAGGGGGAGCACGAGTTCCGGGTGGAAGTTGATATCTTGAGCAGACTCGACCACCCAAATCTGGTGTCCTTGATAGGCTATTGTGCTGATGGGAAGCACAGATTTCTGGTCTATGAATATATGCACAATGGGAACCTGCAAGATCACTTAAATG GAATTGGAGAAGCAAAAATGGATTGGCCTAAAAGGCTCAGAGTGGCACTTGGAGCTGCAAGGGGACTTGCTTATCTCCATTCAAGTTCTGCAGTTGGGATTCCAATCGTTCATCGAGACTTTAAGTCCACCAACGTCCTTCTAGATGCCAACTTTGAAGCAAAG ATATCTGATTTTGGGCTTGCCAAGTTAATGCCAGAGGGCCAGGAGACCTATGTAACGGTTAGAGTGCTTGGTACATTTGGCTATTTTGATCCTGAGTATACATCG ACAGGGAAACTCACTCTACAAAGTGACGTTTATGCATTTGGAGTGGTTCTTCTTGAGCTTTTGACTGGACGCCGAGCCGTGGACTTGAACCAGGGACCAAATGATCAAAACCTTGTACTACAG GTAAGAAACATATTGAATGACAGGAAGAAACTGCGTACGGTGATAGATCCTGAGCTGAACCGAAGTTCTTACACCATGGAGTCTATAGCCATGTTAGCAAACCTGGCATCAAGGTGTGTCCGTATAGAGAGTAGCGAGAGACCCTCAATGGCAGATTGTGTAAAAGAAATCCAAGGGATTATTTATATAAATGCAAAAGGCTCGCGCACAGCTATGCACACTTTGAGAATGGTCTAA
- the LOC133866888 gene encoding probable serine/threonine-protein kinase PBL28 isoform X2, whose protein sequence is MPFGLVSAWNKRRRSKSHDNTDPCMFSFCFCLCFLSIFSGIYKPAELWQLEDQTPQPAKRHHGSSVFTLKEMEEATNSFSDENFLGKGGFGRVYRGALRSGEVVAIKKMELPPFKAAEGEHEFRVEVDILSRLDHPNLVSLIGYCADGKHRFLVYEYMHNGNLQDHLNGIGEAKMDWPKRLRVALGAARGLAYLHSSSAVGIPIVHRDFKSTNVLLDANFEAKISDFGLAKLMPEGQETYVTVRVLGTFGYFDPEYTSTGKLTLQSDVYAFGVVLLELLTGRRAVDLNQGPNDQNLVLQVRNILNDRKKLRTVIDPELNRSSYTMESIAMLANLASRCVRIESSERPSMADCVKEIQGIIYINAKGSRTAMHTLRMV, encoded by the exons ATGCCTTTCGGATTGGTTTCAGCGTGGAACAAGCGCCGGAGAAGCAAGTCCCATGATAACACAGACCCTTGTATGTTCTCCTTCTGCTTCTGCTTATGCTTCTTGAGCAT CTTTTCAGGGATTTACAAACCTGCGGAACTTTGGCAACTTGAAGATCAAACCCCCCAGCCAGCGAAAAGGCACCATGGATCATCAGTGTTCACACTCAAGGAGATGGAAGAGGCAACAAATTCATTCAGTGATGAGAATTTTCTTGGCAAAGGAGGATTCGGCCGAGTTTATAGAGGTGCTTTGCGGTCAGGAGAG GTTGTAGCAATCAAGAAAATGGAGCTGCCGCCATTTAAAGCGGCTGAGGGGGAGCACGAGTTCCGGGTGGAAGTTGATATCTTGAGCAGACTCGACCACCCAAATCTGGTGTCCTTGATAGGCTATTGTGCTGATGGGAAGCACAGATTTCTGGTCTATGAATATATGCACAATGGGAACCTGCAAGATCACTTAAATG GAATTGGAGAAGCAAAAATGGATTGGCCTAAAAGGCTCAGAGTGGCACTTGGAGCTGCAAGGGGACTTGCTTATCTCCATTCAAGTTCTGCAGTTGGGATTCCAATCGTTCATCGAGACTTTAAGTCCACCAACGTCCTTCTAGATGCCAACTTTGAAGCAAAG ATATCTGATTTTGGGCTTGCCAAGTTAATGCCAGAGGGCCAGGAGACCTATGTAACGGTTAGAGTGCTTGGTACATTTGGCTATTTTGATCCTGAGTATACATCG ACAGGGAAACTCACTCTACAAAGTGACGTTTATGCATTTGGAGTGGTTCTTCTTGAGCTTTTGACTGGACGCCGAGCCGTGGACTTGAACCAGGGACCAAATGATCAAAACCTTGTACTACAG GTAAGAAACATATTGAATGACAGGAAGAAACTGCGTACGGTGATAGATCCTGAGCTGAACCGAAGTTCTTACACCATGGAGTCTATAGCCATGTTAGCAAACCTGGCATCAAGGTGTGTCCGTATAGAGAGTAGCGAGAGACCCTCAATGGCAGATTGTGTAAAAGAAATCCAAGGGATTATTTATATAAATGCAAAAGGCTCGCGCACAGCTATGCACACTTTGAGAATGGTCTAA
- the LOC133858611 gene encoding MLP-like protein 423, with protein MASNGKLDVEVEVKSHADKFWASIRDSPTILPKAFPNDYKSIEILEGDGKSVGTVRLITYGEGSPLVKVSKEKIEAFDEGKRTLSFSVIEGDLLNYYKVFKCHITVVPKGAGSLAKWSSEFQKATEEIPDPHVIKDFVVKNFQELDAYVLLDA; from the exons ATGGCTTCCAATGGCAAGCTCGACGTAGAAGTTGAGGTGAAGTCTCACGCAGATAAGTTCTGGGCAAGCATCAGGGACTCTCCCACCATCCTCCCTAAGGCCTTCCCTAATGATTACAAGAGCATTGAAATTCTTGAGGGCGATGGCAAGTCTGTTGGTACTGTTCGACTAATAACATACGGGGAAG GTTCTCCTCTTGTCAAAGTATCAAAGGAGAAGATTGAGGCTTTTGATGAAGGAAAAAGGACACTTTCTTTCAGTGTGATCGAAGGGGATCTGCTGAATTACTACAAGGTTTTCAAGTGCCACATCACTGTGGTTCCAAAGGGAGCTGGGAGCCTGGCCAAATGGTCCAGTGAGTTTCAAAAGGCTACCGAGGAGATTCCAGACCCGCACGTGATTAAGGACTTTGTAGTCAAAAACTTCCAGGAGCTGGATGCCTATGTTCTCCTCGACGCATAG